One Camelina sativa cultivar DH55 chromosome 3, Cs, whole genome shotgun sequence genomic window carries:
- the LOC104776049 gene encoding methyltransferase-like protein 2, whose translation MAKTDKLAQFLDSGIYESDDSNWFFLDPVRIINRSYTKFRASPSAYYTRFFNPKHLNSQPKDPNPRKRKRKQKNPSFHLPNAGEQASYLRHQDARLFLSKALESFLGETELLSLTKALSDDDGSSLLTKCCEDGLSFVELGGVWQAPLYEITLNFNLHCDNNEGCLIDKCNEKRVFQVFNNLVVNESGEEVEAEFSNRRYIMPRKSCFYMSDLLHIRNLVPAKPKEGFNLIVIDPPWENASAHQKSKYPTLPNRYFLSLPIKQLAHAEGALVALWVTNREKLLNFVEKELFPAWGVKYVATKYWLKVKPDGTLICDLDLVHHKPYEYLLLGYRFTELAGSEHRSDFKLLDKNQIIISIPGDFSRKPPLGEILMKHVPGSQPARCLELFAREMAAGWTSWGNEPLHFQDLRYFLKDNECVNKS comes from the exons CACCAAATTTAGGGCTTCACCTTCTGCTTACTACACACGTTTCTTCAATCCGAAGCATCTCAATTCACAACCCAAAGACCCTAATCCGAGAAAGCGAAAACGGAAGCAGAAAAACCCTAGCTTTCACCTTCCTAATGCAGGAGAGCAAGCTTCGTATCTTCGTCACCAGGATGCGAGGCTGTTCTTATCGAAAGCCCTTGAATCGTTTCTTGGAGAAACAGAGCTGTTGAGTTTAACGAAAGCTCTAAGCGATGATGATGGTTCTAGTTTGTTGACTAAGTGTTGTGAAGATGGACTCTCTTTTGTTGAGCTTGGAGGAGTGTGGCAAGCTCCTTTGTATGAGATAACACTTAATTTCAATCTACATTGTGATAATAATGAAg GTTGCTTAATTGACAAGTGCAATGAAAAGAGAGTGTTTCAAGTGTTTAATAACCTAGTAGTGAACGAGAGCGGAGAAGAAGTTGAAGCTGAGTTTTCCAACCGGAGATATATAATGCCTAGAAAGAGTTGCTTCTACATG TCTGATTTACTGCACATCCGAAACCTCGTTCCTG CTAAACCTAAAGAAGGCTTCAATCTTATAGTTATTGATCCACCATGGGAAAATGCAAGCGCTCATCAGAAATCAAA GTATCCTACTTTACCAAACAGATACTTCTTATCCCTCCCGATCAAGCAGCTTGCTCATGCTGAAGGAGCTCTCGTGGCTTTGTGGGTGACCAATAGAGAGAAATTACTTAACTTTGTTGAGAAAGAGCTATTCCCTGCATGGGGAGTTAAGTATGTTGCTACAAAGTATTGGTTAAAG GTGAAACCAGATGGCACATTGATTTGCGATCTGGACCTGGTCCATCATAAACCTTACGAGTACCTTTTACTAGGCTACCGCTTTACCGAA CTTGCAGGATCAGAACATAGGTCAGATTTTAAACTCTTGGATAAGAACCAGATAATCATAAGCATCCCTGGAGATTTTTCGAGGAAACCCCCACTTGGAG AGATACTCATGAAACACGTCCCCGGGTCTCAACCTGCTCGGTGCCTTGAGCTGTTTGCTAGGGAAATGGCTGCCGGATGGACCTCTTGGGGAAACGAACCGCTTCACTTCCAGGACTTGAGATACTTTTTGAAAGATAATGAGTGCGTCAATAAGTCGTAG
- the LOC104776053 gene encoding uncharacterized membrane protein At1g75140-like: MADPRNGKSFFLCFSLLISFTLLFISPSYANESPVIEDVSSDVAVSVSESNREAVLLHNLEELVKNLTELVANLDAKLSETPLKERNDITRSLDDEIGEEKERGGGAKAFSVTTYSPFWSESFQFTSAVKLNSDATCINVLPFRDFKGSSKYFAIGDSRGRVYVFLRNGDVLIEFFTTVDSPVTAMVSYLSVFRNSSFVVTGHQNGAVLLHRIHEGSNGEDWNSNSVSMENVGKFDVDDSADPVTLLEVHHVGRVRYILATDLSGKLTVLTENRTVYGSVMPSSRPLVFLKQRLLFLTESGAGSLDLRTMKIRETECEGLNHSLARTYVFDATERSKAYGFTSEGEIIHVLLHGDIMNFKCRVRSKKKFQMEEPVALQSIKGYLLVINEEKVFAFNVSTQHYVRTAGPRLLFSAGLEEIRSAFLSHRESSSRTAVVKTRPLIASDRENLLVIGLENGYFAVYKSKLPTLKGDFNTMLWSSPVFFFILFLFGAWHFFAKKKESLTAWGPDDPFTPTAGQNSSTKEPTFTEPSRRNDDLMDLRRRYAGGSYRSVGDNDPSSRAPVDGNYRTTAQDHNNYRGGSGLDSNGFGNRRDHLFGNNKVLDNDT; encoded by the coding sequence ATGGCGGATCCCCGAAACGGCAAGTCCTTCTTTTTATGCTTCTCTCTTTTAATCTCCTTCACTTTGCTTTTCATATCGCCGTCGTATGCCAACGAGTCTCCGGTTATCGAAGATGTTTCCAGCGATGTAGCTGTCTCAGTTAGCGAATCCAATAGAGAAGCTGTGCTATTGCATAACCTAGAGGAACTCGTTAAGAATCTGACGGAACTAGTCGCTAATCTAGATGCTAAGTTATCTGAGACTCCATTAAAGGAGAGGAACGATATCACTAGATCACTTGATGATGAGAtcggagaagagaaggagagaggaggaggagctaaGGCGTTTTCAGTTACTACGTATAGTCCGTTTTGGTCTGAGAGCTTTCAGTTCACATCAGCTGTGAAACTCAATTCCGATGCGACTTGTATCAATGTGTTACCTTTTAGAGATTTCAAAGGTTCGAGCAAGTACTTTGCTATTGGTGATTCTAGAGGAAGGGTTTATGTGTTCTTGAGAAATGGTGATGTTTTGATTGAGTTCTTCACCACGGTTGATTCTCCCGTTACAGCTATGGTCTCGTATCTATCTGTGTTTAGGAACTCGAGTTTCGTGGTTACTGGCCATCAGAACGGTGCGGTTTTGTTGCATAGGATTCACGAGGGGTCTAATGGGGAAGACTGGAACTCGAACTCTGTTTCCATGGAAAATGTTGGGAAGTTTGATGTGGATGATTCGGCTGATCCTGTGACTCTATTGGAAGTGCATCATGTGGGTCGGGTTAGGTATATATTGGCGACGGATTTAAGCGGGAAGCTCACGGTTTTGACTGAGAACAGAACGGTTTATGGCTCGGTTATGCCATCGAGTAGACCGCTTGTGTTCTTGAAACAGAGATTGTTGTTTCTCACTGAGTCTGGTGCTGGTTCGTTGGACTTAAGGACAATGAAGATTAGGGAAACCGAGTGCGAAGGACTTAACCATTCTCTTGCGAGAACTTATGTCTTTGATGCCACGGAACGGTCTAAAGCTTACGGGTTCACATCTGAGGGAGAGATCATTCATGTGTTGCTTCACGGAGATATAATGAACTTCAAATGTAGGGTTAGATCCAAGAAGAAGTTTCAAATGGAGGAGCCAGTAGCTTTACAATCAATCAAAGGCTATCTTTTAGTTATCAACGAAGAAAAGGTTTTCGCTTTCAATGTATCGACTCAGCATTACGTTCGTACTGCTGGCCCTCGGCTTTTGTTCTCCGCGGGTTTAGAAGAGATCAGATCCGCGTTCTTGAGCCATCGTGAATCATCTTCAAGAACCGCAGTAGTTAAGACGAGGCCTTTGATAGCTAGCGACAGAGAAAACCTTCTTGTGATCGGTTTAGAAAACGGATATTTCGCGGTTTATAAGTCGAAGCTTCCGACTCTAAAAGGAGACTTTAATACAATGCTTTGGAGCAGTCCGGTGTTCTTCTTCATACTGTTTCTGTTCGGAGCTTGGCATTTCTTTGCCAAGAAGAAAGAATCGCTCACTGCATGGGGACCAGATGATCCGTTTACTCCGACCGCGGGACAAAACAGCTCAACGAAAGAGCCGACTTTCACTGAACCTTCAAGAAGAAACGATGACCTCATGGATCTACGGAGAAGGTACGCTGGTGGTTCATACCGGTCGGTTGGAGATAACGACCCGAGTTCGAGAGCTCCAGTGGATGGAAACTATAGAACAACCGCACAGGATCATAACAATTATCGTGGCGGCTCGGGTCTTGATTCAAACGGGTTTGGTAATAGAAGAGACCATTTGTTTGGTAACAACAAAGTTTTGGACAACGATACTTAA
- the LOC104776050 gene encoding protein BRASSINAZOLE-RESISTANT 2-like has protein sequence MTSDEATSTSAAAAAAAAMATRRKPSWRERENNRRRERRRRAVAAKIYTGLRAQGNYNLPKHCDNNEVLKALCSEAGWVVEEDGTTYRKGHKPLHGDMAGSSSRATPYSSHNQSPLSSTFDSPILSYQVSPSSSSFPSPSRVGDPHNISTIFPFHRNGGIPSSLPPLRISNSAPVTPPVSSPTSRNPKPLPTWESFTKQSMSMAAKQSMTSLNYPFYAVSAPASPTHHRQFHAPATIPECDESDSSTVDSGHWISFQKFSQQPFHGASAVPASPTFNLVKPAPQQLSPNTAATQEIGQSSDFKFENSQVKPWEGERIHDVAMEDLELTLGNGKSS, from the exons atgacgtCTGACGAAGCGACGTCGAcgtcagcagcagcagcagcagcagcggcGATGGCGACGAGGAGGAAACCTTCttggagagagagggagaacaATCGGAGGAGAGAGCGGCGTAGAAGAGCTGTTGCTGCCAAGATTTACACCGGTCTTAGAGCTCAGGGTAACTACAATCTCCCAAAACATTGTGACAACAATGAGGTTCTCAAGGCTCTCTGTTCTGAAGCTGGTTGGGTTGTTGAAGAAGACGGCACTACTTATCGCaag GGACACAAGCCTCTTCATGGTGACATGGCTGGATCATCATCTCGAGCTACTCCTTACTCTTCTCATAACCAAAGCCCTCTCTCTTCCACTTTTGATAGCCCCATCCTTTCTTACCAAGTCAGtccatcctcttcttccttcccgAGTCCTTCTCGTGTTGGTGACCCTCACAACATCTCCACGATCTTCCCTTTCCACAG GAACGGTGGGATTCCTTCATCGCTTCCTCCGCTTAGAATCTCAAACAGTGCTCCTGTCACTCCACCAGTCTCATCCCCAACCTCGAGAAACCCCAAACCATTGCCAACTTGGGAATCTTTTACCAAACAGTCCATGTCCATGGCTGCTAAACAGTCAATGACGTCTTTGAACTACCCGTTTTACGCGGTATCTGCACCTGCCAGTCCCACTCATCATCGCCAGTTTCATGCACCAGCTACTATACCTGAATGCGATGAATCTGACTCTTCCACTGTTGACTCTGGTCATTGGATAAGCTTTCAGAAGTTCTCACAACAGCCGTTCCATGGCGCCTCTGCTGTGCCAGCCTCTCCTACCTTCAACCTAGTGAAACCTGCACCTCAGCAGTTATCTCCAAACACTGCAGCGACACAAGAGATTGGTCAAAGCTCGGATTTCAAATTTGAGAACAGCCAAGTTAAGCCATGGGAAGGGGAGAGGATCCACGATGTCGCTATGGAGGATCTAGAGCTCACGCTTGGTAATGGTAAAAGCTCGTAG
- the LOC104776051 gene encoding arabinosyltransferase RRA3-like isoform X2, which yields MAGRRDRSQQLRGSRIAIAILIGIFIGCVCAVLFPNGFFNSNSSLSATERLSKSSNKVGSSACESPERVKMLKSDFVSLSEKNAELKKQIRELTQKLQLAEQGSDSARKQVLALGTQIKAGPFGTVKSLRTNPTILPDESVNPRLAKILEEIAVDKEVIVALANANVKAMLEVQIASIKRVGITNYLVVALDDYIENFCKENDVAYYKRDSDKDVDTVGKTGGNHAVSGLKFRVLREFLQLGYCVLLSDVDIVFLQNPFSHLYRDSDVESMSDGHDNHTAYGFNDVFDEPSMGWARYAHTMRIWVFNSGFFYLRPTIPAIELLDRVADRLSKAKVWDQAVFNEELFYPSHPEYIALHASKRVMDMYEFMNSKVLFKTVRKNHELKKKVKPVIVHVNYHPDKLYRMQAVVEFYVNGKQDALDSFPDGSE from the exons ATGGCGGGTCGTAGAGATAGAAGCCAACAGCTCCGTGGATCTCGAATTGCGATCGCCATCCTTATCGGTATCTTTATCGGTTGCGTATGCGCCGTTCTGTTCCCTAATGGGTTCTTCAACTCCAACTCGTCGTTATCAGCTACCGAACGCCTTTCGAAATCAAGCAACAAG GTTGGATCGTCAGCTTGTGAATCGCCGGAAAGAGTGAAAATGCTAAAATCAGACTTTGTATCTCTCTCAGAGAAGAATGCAGAGTTAAAGAAGCAAATCAGAGAGTTAACACAAAAGCTACAGTTAGCTGAGCAAGGATCAGACAGTGCACGAAAACAGGTTCTAGCTTTGGGAACACAGATCAAGGCAGGTCCTTTTGGAACTGTCAAGAGTCTGAGAACTAATCCAACTATCCTTCCAGATGAATCTGTAAACCCAAGATTGGCAAAGATTCTAGAGGAGATTGCTGTCGATAAAGAGGTGATCGTGGCTCTTGCAAACGCAAACGTGAAAGCAATGTTGGAGGTTCAGATTGCTAGCATTAAGAGAGTGGGTATAACAAACTACCTGGTTGTTGCATTGGACGATTACATTGAGAATTTCTGTAAAGAAAACGATGTTGCTTATTACAAGAGAGATTCAGACAAGGACGTGGACACTGTTGGCAAAACCGGAGGTAACCATGCCGTCTCAGGGTTGAAGTTCCGTGTGTTGAGAGAGTTCTTGCAACTCGGTTATTGTGTTCTTCTCTCGGATGTAGACATTGTCTTCTTGCAGAACCCATTTAGTCATCTTTACAGAGACTCTGATGTGGAGTCAATGAGCGATGGCCATGACAATCACACTGCTTATGGATTCAACGATGTTTTTGATGAACCATCCATGGGATGGGCTCGGTATGCTCACACAATGAGGATATGGGTTTTCAATTCCGGGTTTTTCTATCTAAGGCCTACGATTCCAGCAATCGAGCTGCTTGATCGTGTGGCAGATAGACTCTCTAAGGCAAAAGTATGGGACCAAGCGGTTTTCAACGAGGAACTGTTTTATCCATCGCATCCTGAGTACATTGCTCTACACGCATCCAAGAGAGTCATGGATATGTATGAGTTTATGAACAGTAAGGTCCTTTTCAAGACTGTAAGAAAGAATCatgagctgaagaagaaggtgaaaccGGTGATAGTTCATGTGAATTACCATCCAGATAAGCTCTATAGAATGCAAGCCGTGGTTGAGTTCTATGTAAACGGTAAGCAAGACGCGCTTGATAGCTTCCCAGATGGTTCTGAATGA
- the LOC104776052 gene encoding uncharacterized protein LOC104776052, whose amino-acid sequence MKFEESQTLLPLRKPVNGGGCLTLTRDRKRAGYKLWVLAAVLLLAFGSMLTGSVSLKGIGLFHSVDGVNGFSVGDDLDVLEIEEREKVVRQMWDVYSRSGGVRVPRFWREAFEAAYEFLISDSAAVRNGAVSDIAKLSLVRFVKSESTPARPNLR is encoded by the exons atgaaGTTTGAAGAATCGCAAACGCTCTTACCGTTGAGAAAACCTGTTAATGGAGGAGGTTGTCTCACTCTCACCCGTGATCGCAAACGTGCTGGTTACAAGCTTTGGGTTCTAGCCGCTGTTCTACTCTTGGCATTTGGTTCTATGTTAACCGGTTCTGTCTCTCTCAAAGGAATCGGGTTGTTCCACTCTGTTGACGGCGTTAACGGGTTCTCCGTCGGCGACGATCTCGACGTCCTG GAAattgaggagagagagaaagtggtGAGGCAGATGTGGGATGTGTACAGTCGCTCCGGTGGTGTCAGGGTTCCTCGGTTTTGGCGAGAAGCTTTCGAGGCGGCTTATGAGTTTCTGATCAGTGATTCCGCCGCTGTTCGAAACGGTGCCGTTTCTGATATCGCCAAGTTGTCTCTTGTTCGCTTTGTTAAGTCAGAGTCTACTCCGGCCCGGCCCAATCTCCGTTGA
- the LOC104776051 gene encoding arabinosyltransferase RRA3-like isoform X3 produces the protein MAGRRDRSQQLRGSRIAIAILIGIFIGCVCAVLFPNGFFNSNSSLSANERLSKSSNKVGSSACESPERVKMLKSDFVSLSEKNAELKKQIRELTQKLQLAEQGSDSARKQVLALGTQIKAGPFGTVKSLRTNPTILPDESVNPRLAKILEEIAVDKEVIVALANANVKAMLEVQIASIKRVGITNYLVVALDDYIENFCKENDVAYYKRDSDKDVDTVGKTGGNHAVSGLKFRVLREFLQLGYCVLLSDVDIVFLQNPFSHLYRDSDVESMSDGHDNHTAYGFNDVFDEPSMGWARYAHTMRIWVFNSGFFYLRPTIPAIELLDRVADRLSKAKVWDQAVFNEELFYPSHPEYIALHASKRVMDMYEFMNSKVLFKTVRKNHELKKKVKPVIVHVNYHPDKLYRMQAVVEFYVNGKQDALDSFPDGSE, from the exons ATGGCGGGTCGTAGAGATAGAAGCCAACAGCTCCGTGGATCTCGAATTGCGATCGCCATCCTTATCGGTATCTTTATCGGTTGCGTATGCGCCGTTCTGTTCCCAAATGGGTTCTTCAACTCCAACTCGTCGTTATCAGCTAACGAACGCCTCTCCAAATCAAGCAACAAG GTTGGATCGTCAGCTTGTGAATCGCCGGAAAGAGTGAAAATGCTAAAATCAGACTTTGTATCTCTCTCAGAGAAGAATGCAGAGTTAAAGAAGCAAATCAGAGAGTTAACACAAAAGCTACAGTTAGCTGAGCAAGGATCAGACAGTGCACGAAAACAGGTTCTAGCTTTGGGAACACAGATCAAGGCAGGTCCTTTTGGAACTGTCAAGAGTCTGAGAACTAATCCAACTATCCTTCCAGATGAATCTGTAAACCCAAGATTGGCAAAGATTCTAGAGGAGATTGCTGTCGATAAAGAGGTGATCGTGGCTCTTGCAAACGCAAACGTGAAAGCAATGTTGGAGGTTCAGATTGCTAGCATTAAGAGAGTGGGTATAACAAACTACCTGGTTGTTGCATTGGACGATTACATTGAGAATTTCTGTAAAGAAAACGATGTTGCTTATTACAAGAGAGATTCAGACAAGGACGTGGACACTGTTGGCAAAACCGGAGGTAACCATGCCGTCTCAGGGTTGAAGTTCCGTGTGTTGAGAGAGTTCTTGCAACTCGGTTATTGTGTTCTTCTCTCGGATGTAGACATTGTCTTCTTGCAGAACCCATTTAGTCATCTTTACAGAGACTCTGATGTGGAGTCAATGAGCGATGGCCATGACAATCACACTGCTTATGGATTCAACGATGTTTTTGATGAACCATCCATGGGATGGGCTCGGTATGCTCACACAATGAGGATATGGGTTTTCAATTCCGGGTTTTTCTATCTAAGGCCTACGATTCCAGCAATCGAGCTGCTTGATCGTGTGGCAGATAGACTCTCTAAGGCAAAAGTATGGGACCAAGCGGTTTTCAACGAGGAACTGTTTTATCCATCGCATCCTGAGTACATTGCTCTACACGCATCCAAGAGAGTCATGGATATGTATGAGTTTATGAACAGTAAGGTCCTTTTCAAGACTGTAAGAAAGAATCatgagctgaagaagaaggtgaaaccGGTGATAGTTCATGTGAATTACCATCCAGATAAGCTCTATAGAATGCAAGCCGTGGTTGAGTTCTATGTAAACGGTAAGCAAGACGCGCTTGATAGCTTCCCAGATGGTTCTGAATGA
- the LOC104776051 gene encoding arabinosyltransferase RRA3-like isoform X1, translated as MAGRRDRSQQLRGSRIAIAILIGIFIGCVCAVLFPNGFFNSNSSLSANERLSKSSNKVGSSACESPERVKMLKSDFVSLSEKNAELKKQIRELTQKLQLAEQGSDSARKQVLALGTQIKAGPFGTVKSLRTNPTILPDESVNPRLAKILEEIAVDKEVIVALANANVKAMLEVQIASIKRVGITNYLVVALDDYIENFCKENDVAYYKRDSDKDVDTVGKTGGNHAVSGLKFRVLREFLQLGYCVLLSDVDIVFLQNPFSHLYRDSDVESMSDGHDNHTAYGFNDVFDEPSMGWARYAHTMRIWVFNSGFFYLRPTIPAIELLDRVADRLSKAKVWDQAVFNEELFYPSHPEYIALHASKRVMDMYEFMNSKVLFKTVRKNHELKKKVKPVIVHVNYHPDKLYRMQAVVEFYVNGKQDALDSFPDGSE; from the exons ATGGCGGGTCGTAGAGATAGAAGCCAACAGCTCCGTGGATCTCGAATTGCGATCGCCATCCTTATCGGTATCTTTATCGGTTGCGTATGCGCCGTTCTGTTCCCAAATGGGTTCTTCAACTCCAACTCGTCGTTATCAGCTAACGAACGCCTCTCCAAATCAAGCAACAAG GTTGGATCGTCAGCTTGTGAATCGCCGGAACGAGTGAAAATGCTAAAATCAGACTTTGTATCTCTCTCAGAGAAGAATGCAGAGTTAAAGAAGCAAATCAGAGAGTTAACACAAAAGCTACAGTTAGCTGAGCAAGGATCAGACAGTGCACGAAAACAG GTTCTAGCTTTGGGAACACAGATCAAGGCAGGTCCTTTTGGAACTGTCAAGAGTCTGAGAACTAATCCAACTATCCTTCCAGATGAATCTGTAAACCCAAGATTGGCAAAGATTCTAGAGGAGATTGCTGTCGATAAAGAGGTGATCGTGGCTCTTGCAAACGCAAACGTGAAAGCAATGTTGGAGGTTCAGATTGCTAGCATTAAGAGAGTGGGTATAACAAACTACCTGGTTGTTGCATTGGACGATTACATTGAGAATTTCTGTAAAGAAAACGATGTTGCTTATTACAAGAGAGATTCAGACAAGGACGTGGACACTGTTGGCAAAACCGGAGGTAACCATGCCGTCTCAGGGTTGAAGTTCCGTGTGTTGAGAGAGTTCTTGCAACTCGGTTATTGTGTTCTTCTCTCGGATGTAGACATTGTCTTCTTGCAGAACCCATTTAGTCATCTTTACAGAGACTCTGATGTGGAGTCAATGAGCGATGGCCATGACAATCACACTGCTTATGGATTCAACGATGTTTTTGATGAACCATCCATGGGATGGGCTCGGTATGCTCACACAATGAGGATATGGGTTTTCAATTCCGGGTTTTTCTATCTAAGGCCTACGATTCCAGCAATCGAGCTGCTTGATCGTGTGGCAGATAGACTCTCTAAGGCAAAAGTATGGGACCAAGCGGTTTTCAACGAGGAACTGTTTTATCCATCGCATCCTGAGTACATTGCTCTACACGCATCCAAGAGAGTCATGGATATGTATGAGTTTATGAACAGTAAGGTCCTTTTCAAGACTGTAAGAAAGAATCatgagctgaagaagaaggtgaaaccGGTGATAGTTCATGTGAATTACCATCCAGATAAGCTCTATAGAATGCAAGCCGTGGTTGAGTTCTATGTAAACGGTAAGCAAGACGCGCTTGATAGCTTCCCAGATGGTTCTGAATGA